Proteins encoded together in one uncultured Desulfosarcina sp. window:
- a CDS encoding diguanylate cyclase, whose amino-acid sequence MHYDDTIEESQHYLRLALTFLGKYSLPTDPLNYCVWYEYSSGRNEDLNAAIDACLGSEAAFSKDAIRSLFDLHIAGSEEKVSKLVREKLKKLFIEVIGAVQTTNQHFSESETNLEAINDTLKPSLSEADIEKIVNQIKSEINKLKSSSTSFKERLKQATSEIDRLKARITRYRKEARLDPLTGIANRRGFEKRLIQTIDDANTNGFTLCAIMADIDHFKRVNDTHGHTVGDNVIRMVAATIKDTIKGKDLAARIGGEEFAILLPDTPIEGATILAEKMRLTFEQLDLKKKNTGERLGKITLSFGVTSYKTGESADSFMNRADQALYQSKKTGRNKVTGL is encoded by the coding sequence ATGCACTATGACGATACCATAGAGGAGTCGCAGCACTACCTGCGGTTGGCGCTGACTTTTCTCGGCAAGTACAGCCTGCCGACCGACCCGCTGAACTATTGCGTCTGGTATGAATATTCATCGGGGAGGAACGAGGACCTGAACGCGGCCATCGACGCATGCCTGGGGAGCGAGGCGGCATTTTCCAAAGATGCCATCCGAAGTCTTTTCGATCTTCATATTGCCGGCAGCGAAGAGAAGGTGAGCAAGCTGGTCCGGGAAAAACTGAAAAAGCTTTTCATCGAAGTCATCGGTGCCGTCCAGACCACCAACCAGCATTTTTCCGAATCCGAAACCAACCTGGAAGCGATCAACGACACCCTGAAACCGAGCCTGTCCGAAGCCGACATCGAAAAAATCGTCAATCAGATAAAAAGTGAAATCAACAAGCTGAAATCTTCAAGCACCTCTTTTAAAGAGCGGCTCAAACAGGCCACCAGTGAGATCGACCGTTTGAAGGCCCGAATCACGCGATATCGCAAGGAAGCCCGCCTGGATCCGTTGACCGGGATCGCCAACCGCCGGGGTTTTGAAAAAAGATTGATCCAAACCATCGACGACGCCAACACTAACGGGTTCACCCTCTGTGCGATCATGGCCGATATCGATCATTTCAAGCGGGTCAACGACACCCACGGCCACACGGTGGGGGATAATGTCATTCGCATGGTGGCCGCCACCATCAAAGATACCATCAAGGGAAAAGACCTGGCCGCACGCATCGGCGGCGAAGAATTCGCCATCCTGCTTCCGGACACCCCGATCGAAGGGGCCACGATCCTTGCCGAAAAAATGCGTCTTACGTTTGAACAACTCGACCTGAAAAAGAAAAACACCGGGGAGCGTCTGGGCAAGATTACCCTCTCCTTTGGTGTGACCAGCTATAAAACCGGCGAATCTGCCGATAGCTTCATGAACCGGGCCGACCAGGCTCTGTATCAATCCAAGAAGACAGGTCGCAACAAGGTCACCGGCCTGTAA